From the Colletotrichum lupini chromosome 1, complete sequence genome, the window GCCGTCAATGAGATCACAGACTCTCCAATTGAGGTATTGTCCTTCTTCTCCCTTGGGCCACTGCTGTATCAGGTGAGCTGCTACCTCAGCAAAAGTCGCAAGGAACTCCTCGATGCCCGAAGAACTCTCCAGTTTGGGTAGAGTCTCCACGGGTCGTTGTAAGAGCGTTGCGTGCTTCAGCAGAACGATGTGTGAGAGGAAGGCGGCCACTAGTCTGTGACTGTGTACATCCGAGGAGGCCTTGTTAGACAAGAAGATTGCGCAAACAGTGACCGCTACTTCTTCCTGGGCCTCGACTTCACTGTCAGATCGAAGCACTCGCCACTCACTGGGCTTGGGTATGGCCTGGAGACGTTCGATAGTCCGTTGGCAACCGGGATCGGGTGTCGTCGCTGGTGTTGGCTCTGTGACTGGTATCACTGCCACTGAGGTCGGCGCTGTTGCAATGAGAGTATACGCCTGCCATTGAGAGATTAGGTGAGCGCGCTGTGATCTATTGTCAAAGGTAGTACGGAAACTTTACCTTGGAGCTTCGAAACTCGACATCGTCAATAAAAGCCAAGCTGTAGCCGCGAAGACCGAACAGATACATAATGTTCAAGGATTCTCCCTTCTTGGTCGTGTTGAGATCTGAAGATCGGCCTTGGGACATCATGATGAAGTGAAAGCGGTGCTGATTGGTGTACTCCGCGAACTCGGGGCTCATGATGGAAGGGAACACGAAGCTCATTGGAGAATTGATACCGCGATCGTCGAAACTCATTTTGGGATGTGTTTCAGGGCATCTCAGGTGCTCAATGATGACAGCACGCGTCAAGAGATATTTGTATGATTGATTCTCGGGAGAATCAGGTGGTGTCGCTAGGTCTCGATGACTGTCGAACCACAAGACGTGGAAGTTGCACCCCCGATCCTTGAGTTTGGCCAGGAAGACCTCGATCGCATGTACTGCATGAAGTAGCTGGAAGCCCGCTGTTTTATCGATTAGCCAAGATCAGGTAGGTAGTGAACGCATTTGAAGGGGTATCTGGAGATGCCCACCGAGATAGTCGACTTTTGCAGAGGCGAGACAGTGAGCCACCAAAGATTCCCCATGGATGGTGAACAGCTCTTTCCCAGCAAAGTCGCCAACGATGTCAACTCTTAGGGGGCTCAGACGCCGCTTCCATTCCTGTAGAGAATCCATGATCATGTCGTCTGAAGACGTCATCGCCGGCGATATCGACCAATGCAAGCGGCCAGGTCCGGCACTAATGGTCTGGTTTGTAAGAGATCGTCGCTTTCCGGAAGATGAGGAAAGAGAAGAGGTTCTCAGAAATCTAGAATTCGAAAGAATTTCAACCTGTACGGCTGTGCATTCATACAAAGGGCATAAAACAGTGAATCAGTTGGTTGTGTTAGGGCTAAGGTCGGTAGGCCTCCCGCAGCACGCAGCCGCTCGTTAGATCAAAGGAAGCATCCCCTTTtttgaaaaagaaaaagaaataagaaaAAACTTAGGCATCATTCACTTGAGAAGTGTTAAAGCGTCGCTTGCCTCTTCCTTATCTTTTACTTTATCGTATACGAAGAGGAAGCAGACTTTGCTTTCGATTTCGCTGGAAGGCTCTTCTAGGCTTTTCATGCGACTTGTAGGACTTCAAGGCAAACAGTGCAGGTCAGGTGGAAGCCACGAGATGATTTCCGTATCATCAGCTGGTTCTCTCTCCATTTTCCTTAGAATGTTAGTATGCATCTTGCTTTCTTTCTCATTTCCCGGGCGCCGCTATCGTGACTTGAGATTTCAATATACCCAGTCCTCGACATGAAGCCCTAGGCATCGAATTTTCGGTCAAATGAGGCTGACTGCCATCGTATGAGGTCTGCCAGCTGCTCCGGCCCCTTGCATTGGTAGTGGGGAAAATCTCTAGCCATGACAAACTTCATCCTTATACTGAAAACTACCAGTGGCATGCGCCAGACATAATATTTGCGAGAGGCCGTCCACATATCTCCCCCCGCCCCCTCTCCAGGCGAAATGATTGATGGCATAGCTACACAAGTTTGACAGTGCTCCAGTCGATATTTGAAGACCATATGTTTAAACACACATTGTTGACTAATACATCTGAATGACTCCATGCAAGGATTGAGCGAGCTTGCAGATGAACCTAGTATTGCATTCTACGATATCACGGCTGCGCATTCTGTGGTCAAGTATTTCAGAACGTTCTTTCTCGTTGCATCGACAAGTCATAGAGCTTCGATTGAATGCGATATCAAACGGCCTATGGTCTTGGAGAGACCAATCATTAAGCTTACTTGGTCGAGCTTTGAAGCCTTTAATTAACAGGACTATACAAATGCCGACCTTATCCTGGCTGGAACCACGCATTATCCACTGGGCGGACACGGAAACAGCATCGACATTCCCGAGAGATCTAGACCCGTCTAGCCCATTACATCGACTGCAACGCTGGCCAGGTTGCAACTGCGGGGATCGTTTCAAGTACGACGTCAAATCGTCAAAGATTCAACAATGGCAAGCTTGCACCACTCATCAATTGCTTCCGAGTACGGCAGAGCGAGGAAGATGGCGAAAAAAGGAACTTGATTGCCGCAAGAGCATGCCGAGGCGACCGAGGCGGGCCTAATGCCGCACATCAGCTTCATCTCCTCTCCTGCTTGAAGTCAAAATCCCATCTGATCTTTTGGACCATACGCTCGTCGGCTCATAAATCAACAGATCTAGCCTCACGAGTCGGTAGATCTCCCAGATTGCTCGATTTCTAAATGTTCCTGACTCTTTCGTCCCGATCCTGACTCAATTTGGTCAACTTAAGGTTCAAGACTGAGTTGGTGATAATGGGGTCTACCCACTACCTCAATCATCACCGAACTAAATACAACGGTAATTGTAATGATACCTGCGACAGAAAGATGGATTACGATGTTCTGATCATTGGCGGCGGCTTTGGGGGATGCTACGCCTTACATCAGCTGCGCAAGTCGGGCTTTTCGGCACACGTTGTGGAAGCTGGGTCGGCCCTCGGCGGCGTGTGGCACCGGAACGGCTACCCCGGAGCACGAGTTGACTCGGAGACACCCTACTATCAGCTTTCGTTGCGGGAGGTCTGGAAAGACTGGACATGGTCGCAACGCTTTCCGGGGCACGAAGAGCTGAAGAGATATTTCACACACGTCGACAAAGTGCTTGACATTTCTAAGGACGTGTCGTACAATACTGTTGTGGTTGGGGCCGACTTTGATACGGCGACAGCCAGGTGGATCGTCGAGACCGATACAGGACGCATCATCACGTCGCGGTTCTTGATTCCGGCGACGGGCAGTTCAATCAAACGATATGAGCCCGAATTCGCAGGAAAGAGTTCCTTCAAAGGCATAGTGGTACACCCCGCGGCATGGCCTGATTCCGGAATCGATCTTGAGAATAAACGAGTTGCCATCATTGGATCAGGTGCAACAGGGGTTCAATGTGTGCAAGAAATTGCTAAACAGCCCGGCGTGGAGCTGACAGTCTACGTACGAAATGTCAACATTGCACTCCCAATGCGTCAACGCGAAATCTCGGAACTCGAGCAGAACAGCTTGAAAGCGATATACAAGACACTTTTCAAGTTGGCGAGGGATAGTAGTGCCGGGCTACCTTGCGATGGACCTACCCAGGTTACAAAGGAAACAACAATGGAAGAAAGGGAGGCATGGTGGGAGGAGCTATGGAAGAGAGGGGCCTTCAATTTCCAAGCAGGCCAGTATATGGACTTCTTGATGGACGCGGAAGTGAATCGTTTGATTTACGAGTTTTGGTCAAAGAAAACCAAGTGCCGGTTGCAGGATCCGGAGAAACGAGCCATATTGGTGCCTGACGAACAACCTTTCCCGTTTGGAACGAAGCGAAGCAGCCTAGAGCAGGATTACTACGAATGCATGGACCAGGATAATGTGGAAGTAGTGGATGTGAAGCAGATGGGCATCCGCGAATGGACAGCACGAGGTATCGTGACTGAAGATGGAAAGGAGAGAGAGCATGACATTGTTGTCCTAGCGACGGGGTACGACAGTATGACCGGAGCGTTAACAAGCATGGGGCTCCGTGGGAAAGACGGCATCGATATGAAAGAGAGGTGGAGACAAGGCGTTTGGACGTATTTGGGCTTGATGGCTCGAGGATGTCCAAACATGTTTATGATATACGGG encodes:
- a CDS encoding cyclopentanone 1,2-monooxygenase — its product is MDYDVLIIGGGFGGCYALHQLRKSGFSAHVVEAGSALGGVWHRNGYPGARVDSETPYYQLSLREVWKDWTWSQRFPGHEELKRYFTHVDKVLDISKDVSYNTVVVGADFDTATARWIVETDTGRIITSRFLIPATGSSIKRYEPEFAGKSSFKGIVVHPAAWPDSGIDLENKRVAIIGSGATGVQCVQEIAKQPGVELTVYVRNVNIALPMRQREISELEQNSLKAIYKTLFKLARDSSAGLPCDGPTQVTKETTMEEREAWWEELWKRGAFNFQAGQYMDFLMDAEVNRLIYEFWSKKTKCRLQDPEKRAILVPDEQPFPFGTKRSSLEQDYYECMDQDNVEVVDVKQMGIREWTARGIVTEDGKEREHDIVVLATGYDSMTGALTSMGLRGKDGIDMKERWRQGVWTYLGLMARGCPNMFMIYGPQGKHEALSIFLEDLKLLTTTEIAPTALTNAPVFIEQQVDFITDFLVKLRTGNIASIEPRRSAEENWKEKVQAIHEALLFSKSDTSWYVGGNIPGKKKEQLNYLGGIPRYLEECRKGTKDWDNFEITLGVGSAV